The Treponema sp. OMZ 790 genome includes the window GGCACCCGGGCGGCTTGCAATGCCGTAATCCTCATCGAGGAGACGGCTTATTTCGCCGGACGGGATCGTGCCTATGTTTAGGCCCACAACAGCTCCCGTTTTTTCACTCCAAGGATTTCCGTATATTTTGATATTGGGAATGTTTTTTATTTCTTCGATAAAGCTTAATTTTAAATCGGCCAATTTTTTTTGAATAGAATCAATGCCCGTTTTTAGAGCATAGGAGGCGCCGGCATTTAAGCCCATAAAAGAGGGAACATTCATGGTTCCCGCTTCAAAGATGTCGGGCATTTCGGAAGGGTGAGCCTTATCAAAAGAATGAACCCCGCTTCCCCCCGAAAACACGGGAGCAAAATCGAAGGCTCCGTTTACGATAATTCCGCCCGTACCCTGAGGCCCGTAAAGCCCCTTGTGCCCAGTAAAGCAAAAAATACTTTGCCCGTATTTTGAAATATCTATAGGAATTGTTCCCGCACTTTGAGAAGCATCTACAATTAAAATCCGCCCGTGTTTTTTGCATATAGAATGAACCCGATCCAGATCGCAGATTGAGCCTATGACGTTTGAACAGTGGTTTACGACAACCGCCTTGGTACGCTCTTCGATTTCTTTTTCGATTAGATCGTAACGCAAAAAGCCTTCTTCTATAGGAATAACCGAAAGGCTTGCCCCTTCTTTTTCAAGCTGGTAGAGAGGGCGCAAAACAGAGTTATGCTCAAGGGCTGTGGTTATTATGTGGGTATCGTTTTCTTTGCCCCAAAAAAGACTTTTTATTACAAGATTTAAAGCAGCAGTAGCATTTTGGCAGAGTGCAACATTTAAGGGATTTTTTACGTTAAAAAGCCTTGCAAGGGTCTGCCTTGTTTTAAAAAGCTCCGTAAGAGCTGCATTGGCCGAAGAATGAGCCCCGCGACCCGGATTTCCAAACTTGTTTGAAGCAAGGCCCCTAAACACCTCTTGCGCTACGCTTTCGGGTTTTTGAAGGGTGGTAGCGCTATTGTCAAGATAGATCATATTTTTCCACAATCCTCTCACTTTTTTCTGTTTTTAAAAGATAGGTTCCTGTATAAGGAATTTCGGCCTCGGCTAAGAGGCGTGCGGCTTCTTTTATTCCGCCTCCATTTACCCTTAGAACAAGTCCGCAGCCCGCAGAAATCTCAGGCGGCAGCGGAATAAGCCTCGCCTCAGTCAGCCCCTCGTCGGCTGAGGCACATCCGCCTGAAGTTACGGCTTCAGCCGCTATCGCATGATGAGAAGACGAAAACGAAAAAAGTGCGTAGGTTTTCAAATCTTTTAACCTCGATATTTTCTTCAATTATAATTTGATGAGCTTAAGGGCGTACTACAAAATGGGTACGCATAATTTCGGTAATGCGGTACATATTTGTGGGAGAACCGACTTGAAGTTCTTCTTTAAGCCCGTAAAAGTCAAGGCAGAGCCCGCAAGACAAAACTTCGCAGCCTTGAGAGGCGAGGGCCTTTAGGTCGTTTACGGTTTTTTCGTTTTCGGTTGTAAGCCTTACTCCGGAATTATAACAGATAACGAATTTGGGAAGCACATCCTGTTCTGTGAGAGCATAGATAAAGCCTTCTAAAAGTTTTTTTCCGAAGCCTTCATCTCCCGATCCCATCTGATCCGAATTTATAACAACGGCATATTCAGTATTAGAAGTTTGAGGCACCTCGACAGGATTTAAACTTACTCCCTCCGCAGCCTTTAAAAGAACAGTAAACTCTTTTTCGCTTATCTTGTTTACCTCAACCCCTATACCGAGCTGAGCCGCCATCTTCGAAAGGTTTTGAGTTGCAACCTCATTATCAACCTTGACCAAAATATTTTCTTTACCCGTATTTTCTCTTACAGCCTTTTTTGCCATAATAACGGGAATAGGACAAGCCTGACCCATAGCATTTACTTCTATCATAATGACCTCACAATATATTAAATTTTTAGATATATTATCATAAATGATTATAATTAGTCAATGAATGAGGATTAGGGAAAAGTTGAATTAGAAACTTATCTTTTACTTTCATAATAGCGGGATAATTTTGAAATGATGATATCCTCAAAATTTCTTCTACCGTCAATAATTGTATGTATTATTACAGCATCACTTAAAATTTCATATACAATTCTATAATATCCTTGAATAAGTTCCCTGTATTGCAAAATACTCTGTTTTTCAAGTTCAGGAACAATTCTGCCTCTCTTAGGATATTTTTTCAAGGACATGATATTTTTTTCAAATTCGGAAATTACTTTCTCAATATAGTTTTTACTCAATGAATAATGGTAGGCGATAATTTCATTTAAATCGTCCTCTGCGAATCGGGAAACAATAACTTCTTTAATTTTCAAGATTATATTTCCTTCTCAAATTTGTAAAAACTTCTGAAGCAGGTTTCACATTTCCTGCCTTTACATCTTTTTCCGAAAATTGAATTATCTTTAATAAAGTAAAAGCATCCTTCATTTCCTGATAAGATTCAACATCAATCAAGACTGCTCTGGATTCTCCGTTTTGTGTTATAATGAGAGGTTCTTTTCTTTCATTTACAAAATTCATCATATCGGCAGCATTTGTTTTTACATAAGAAATAGGCTTTATACATTCTTGCACATTAGTAAGCATATCATCCTCCAGTCCTTTTATAATACCATATTTAGACTGAATATTCAATAAGCTATATATAAAAAAAAGTTGATTTTTATCTGCCTTTTAGAGGAGTGTCAACTTGAAGTTGGTATTAGTTTTTTTGTATTCTCATTTGCATTGCGTAAAGTCAATGTCAGATTGAAGCGGGTGTTATGGCATTTTTTACGCATACGCATAAGTCTTTATTTCTTCCAGCTGGGGAGCAAGTTCCAATTTGGCATTCCGAATATCTATGTCATTCTGCAATGACATAAAATATCCGTCGGACACTCCGAAAAATTTTGCAAGACGCAAAGATGTATCTACGGTAATTCTCCTGCGGTTATGGAGAATATCCTGAATTCGGGAAGTTGG containing:
- the yedF gene encoding sulfurtransferase-like selenium metabolism protein YedF — its product is MIEVNAMGQACPIPVIMAKKAVRENTGKENILVKVDNEVATQNLSKMAAQLGIGVEVNKISEKEFTVLLKAAEGVSLNPVEVPQTSNTEYAVVINSDQMGSGDEGFGKKLLEGFIYALTEQDVLPKFVICYNSGVRLTTENEKTVNDLKALASQGCEVLSCGLCLDFYGLKEELQVGSPTNMYRITEIMRTHFVVRP
- a CDS encoding HigA family addiction module antitoxin; this translates as MSDYIETPTMGEILNEEFFIPLGLSAYKVAKEINVPTSRIQDILHNRRRITVDTSLRLAKFFGVSDGYFMSLQNDIDIRNAKLELAPQLEEIKTYAYA
- a CDS encoding type II toxin-antitoxin system Phd/YefM family antitoxin; this encodes MLTNVQECIKPISYVKTNAADMMNFVNERKEPLIITQNGESRAVLIDVESYQEMKDAFTLLKIIQFSEKDVKAGNVKPASEVFTNLRRKYNLEN
- a CDS encoding type II toxin-antitoxin system RelE/ParE family toxin; its protein translation is MKIKEVIVSRFAEDDLNEIIAYHYSLSKNYIEKVISEFEKNIMSLKKYPKRGRIVPELEKQSILQYRELIQGYYRIVYEILSDAVIIHTIIDGRRNFEDIIISKLSRYYESKR
- a CDS encoding aminotransferase class V-fold PLP-dependent enzyme — translated: MIYLDNSATTLQKPESVAQEVFRGLASNKFGNPGRGAHSSANAALTELFKTRQTLARLFNVKNPLNVALCQNATAALNLVIKSLFWGKENDTHIITTALEHNSVLRPLYQLEKEGASLSVIPIEEGFLRYDLIEKEIEERTKAVVVNHCSNVIGSICDLDRVHSICKKHGRILIVDASQSAGTIPIDISKYGQSIFCFTGHKGLYGPQGTGGIIVNGAFDFAPVFSGGSGVHSFDKAHPSEMPDIFEAGTMNVPSFMGLNAGASYALKTGIDSIQKKLADLKLSFIEEIKNIPNIKIYGNPWSEKTGAVVGLNIGTIPSGEISRLLDEDYGIASRPGAHCAPLVHKSLGTEDQGIVRFSFSSFNTFEEIKQTAEALKEIAGKA
- a CDS encoding DUF3343 domain-containing protein, which gives rise to MKTYALFSFSSSHHAIAAEAVTSGGCASADEGLTEARLIPLPPEISAGCGLVLRVNGGGIKEAARLLAEAEIPYTGTYLLKTEKSERIVEKYDLS